In a single window of the Coffea eugenioides isolate CCC68of chromosome 3, Ceug_1.0, whole genome shotgun sequence genome:
- the LOC113766649 gene encoding uncharacterized protein LOC113766649 — translation MRAPPFTDDINGEMVPPNFKLPNLHTYDGRGDPEDHLRAFISAFRLYCVPDAVICRAFPIFLHGTARKWFWSLEPGSISSLDELIDRFIHRFVSSRPITKTSAYLLNLQQGKGESLRSYAQRFNEENVQIPDQNEQVTIAAFTNGLVAGIFNTEIHRQYPRTLRELWERVDQGIRSEDVNRMKREAQASRTGQDPRRRKDTGRGEPGPSGTSNQPRDRRSVFDRIVKGRSSTSDAELTPLNSSRTHVLAVMRQNHLGRNPPEIPGRRDKRNSNLYCAYHRDVGHETEDCNDLKREIENLIRQGYLKQFVRKDGGFNRSVSHRENRGPRRDDRRDTNMHCRGPEDRREDKQPPRDGSPGYGPNIAGVINTIAGGPTGGDSQNSRKRTYRQAEMEVAEPSSRLSEVITYGPADPVPAASSNHEALVIEVLTNNYVVKKVYVDPGSSVDVLYYRTFESLKLTREQLTPVRTPLVGFGGHVVHPEGMLTLMVTIGRHPRCRTVPVSFAVVKADSPYNMLIGRPTLNALRAVYSTYHLSFKFPTSAGVAEVSSDVGAARECYLATIQAAVTPWPSPRSEEKRPAVLSIDCIDPQKAEEPNRLEPGDEVELVVVDEAKPDQVVQVGAGLPPPLKEEMISLFKDHRDVFAWSADEVVGVPPELMTYQLNVDLQARPVRQKRRHFGPERSQAISDEVDKLSPAKMIHEVQYPTWLSNPVMVKKDTGGWRMCVDFTDLNKACPKDCYPLPRMDALVDAAMGYEILCFLDAFKGYHQIGMSEEDQEKTAFYTDRGTYCYTTMPFGLKNAGATYQRLINRLFQNQIGRNVEAYVDDILVKSLATSSFLSDVREVFGVLRDSRMKMNPKKCVFGVTSGKFLGYLVSHRGIEANPDKVKAIQDMSPPRNIREVQRLNGRLAALNRFLSQSAEKALPFFKVLKNADQFAWTEECQAAFDQLKQYLHHLPTLASPRPEEKLYLYLSAADEAVSAVLIRDEGTQVPVYYVSRALRGPETRYTQVEKLVLGLVHAARRLKPYFLAHPISVRTDQPIRQILVRPEASGRLTKWAVELGEYDLSYEPRTAIKAQALADFLAELTFTEGPESTSALPEVSTSSLWTLYVDGSSNGDGCGAGLLLEGPQGEVCSYALRFDFPATNNEAEYEALIAGLQLARKLGAQQIHVRSDSQLVVRQVIGEYEAKDETMQRYLSKVHQLTAYFKSFEIQRIPRSQNKRADALSRLASTSFSDLSKTVLVEVLSEPGYVEEVACPVHSEETWMTPFILFLGQGVLPEDRAEARKIQRKAARYALRDGELYKRSYLGPWLRCVTPEAGREVPHEIHEGLCGAHIGHRMLAKKAMLLGYFWPSLRQDSQDLVLGCPSCQVHAPEHHQPSNFMVPITSPWPFEQWGTDIIGPFPKAVGGYTFLVTAVDYFTKWVEAEPLRTISGLAIQKFFWKCIICRFGIPRVIISDNGRQFAENPFKTWCENLGIKQHFTSVGHPQANGQAENFNRTLLHGLRTRLHRVGSSWVEELPSVLWSYRTTPRSATRETPFSLTYGAEAVIPAEILTPSPRLAAYAAEVNDEERQLDLDLVEERRNLASARIASYKNTLAHYYNARVRHRRFQPGDLVLRKNSVSRAEPQGKLCPKWEGPYRVVESDAKGYCKLSYRDGSLVPRSWHAENLRLYYA, via the coding sequence ATGAGGGCTCCGCCCTTCACTGATGACATCAATGGGGAAATGGTGCCCCCAAACTTTaagcttccaaatttgcacACCTATGACGGCCGAGGTGACCCCGAGGATCACCTCCGCGCCTTCATCTCCGCATTCCGACTCTACTGCGTCCCCGACGCCGTGATCTGTCGGGCTTTCCCCATCTTCCTACACGGGACCGCCCGGAAGTGGTTCTGGAGTTTAGAACCAGGGAGCATTTCCTCCCTGGATGAGCTGATAGACCGGTTCATCCACCGCTTCGTGTCGTCTCGACCAATAACAAAGACTTCAGCTTACCTCTTGAACCTGCAACAGGGTAAGGGCGAGTCACTTCGCTCATACGCCCAAAGGTTCAATGAGGAGAATGTACAGATACCTGACCAGAACGAGCAGGTAACTATCGCTGCCTTCACCAACGGGTTAGTGGCAGGGATCTTCAACACAGAAATCCATCGGCAATACCCCCGTACACTACGGGAGCTCTGGGAAAGAGTGGACCAGGGAATCCGAAGTGAAGATGTAAATCGCATGAAGCGAGAAGCCCAAGCATCTCGTACGGGGCAAGATCCCCGGAGGAGGAAAGACACTGGCCGAGGTGAGCCAGGCCCAAGTGGCACTTCAAACCAACCCCGAGACCGCCGAAGTGTCTTCGACCGGATCGTGAAAGGCAGATCGTCCACCTCGGACGCCGAGCTGACGCCCCTCAATTCGAGCCGGACCCACGTCCTGGCTGTGATGAGGCAGAATCACCTCGGTCGCAACCCTCCCGAAATTCCGGGGAGGAGAGATAAGAGGAACTCGAACCTCTACTGTGCCTACCACCGTGATGTAGGGCACGAGACTGAAGACTGCAATGACCTGAAGCGGGAAATCGAAAATTTGATCCGGCAGGGATACCTGAAGCAATTCGTCCGCAAGGATGGAGGCTTCAACCGAAGCGTCTCCCACCGGGAGAACCGAGGCCCCCGCCGAGACGACCGACGGGACACGAACATGCATTGTCGAGGTCCCGAAGACCGTAGGGAGGACAAGCAGCCCCCACGCGATGGCTCACCGGGCTACGGCCCAAACATAGCCGGGGTGATCAACACCATCGCGGGAGGACCAACGGGAGGAGACAGCCAGAACTCCCGGAAGCGGACCTACCGCCAGGCCGAGATGGAGGTGGCCGAGCCGAGCTCTCGGCTGTCCGAGGTCATCACCTACGGTCCCGCTGACCCCGTTCCTGCGGCCTCCAGCAATCACGAGgctcttgtgattgaagtccTCACCAACAACTACGTAGTCAAAAAGGTCTATGTTGACCCCGGAAGCTCGGTAGACGTCTTGTACTACCGAACTTTCGAAAGTTTGAAGCTGACCAGGGAGCAACTCACTCCTGTCAGAACTCCTCTCGTGGGATTCGGGGGACACGTCGTCCACCCGGAGGGCATGTTGACCCTGATGGTAACAATCGGGCGTCATCCACGCTGCCGAACTGTGCCTGTCAGTTTTGCGGTGGTCAAAGCAGACTCCCCCTACAATATGCTGATAGGCCGGCCCACGCTCAACGCCTTGAGAGCCGTATACTCCACCTACCACCTGAGCTTTAAATTCCCAACATCTgcgggggtggccgaggtgagcagCGATGTGGGCGCCGCCCGGGAGTGCTACCTCGCCACCATTCAAGCAGCAGTCACCCCCTGGCCCTCACCGAGGTCAGAGGAAAAGAGGCCAGCGGTCCTCTCCATAGACTGTATCGACCCTCAGAAGGCAGAAGAGCCCAACAGGCTGGAGCCCGGGGATGAGGTGGAACTAGTGGTCGTGGATGAAGCGAAACCTGACCAAGTGGTCCAGGTAGGGGCGGGACTCCCTCCACccctgaaagaagaaatgatctCCCTGTTCAAAGACCACCGAGACGTCTTCGCGTGGTCCGCGGATGAAGTGGTCGGAGTGCCACCCGAGCTCATGACTTACCAACTCAACGTTGACCTGCAGGCCCGACCTGTGCGACAGAAACGAAGGCACTTCGGCCCCGAACGTAGCCAAGCCATATCGGATGAGGTCGACAAGCTCTCGCCGGCCAAGATGATCCACGAGGTCCAATATCCCACCTGGCTGTCCAATCCAGTCATGGTAAAAAAGGACACCGGGGGATGGAGAATGTGTGTCGACTTCACCGACCTCAACAAGgcctgccccaaagattgctatcCTCTGCCGAGAATGGACGCCCTCGTCGACGCGGCGATGGGGTATGAAATCCTCTGCTTCCTAGATGCCTTCAAAGGGTACCACCAAATAGGAATGAGTGAGGAGGACCAAGAGAAAACGGCGTTCTACACCGACCGAGGTACTTATTGTTACACTACCATGCCCTTCGGGCTAAAGAACGCCGGGGCGACCTACCAAAGGCTGATCAACCGACTCTTCCAGAATCAGATCGGCCGCAATGTGGAGGCCTATGTGGATGACATCCTCGTTAAAAGCCTCGCCACTTCATCCTTTCTGTCAGACGTGAGGGAAGTCTTTGGTGTCCTGCGAGACTCGAGGATGAAGATGAATCCCAAGAAGTGCGTCTTCGGCGTCACCTCGGGAAAATTCTTGGGGTATCTGGTTTCCCACCGGGGAATCGAGGCCAACCCCGACAAGGTGAAGGCCATTCAGGACATGTCCCCACCTCGGAACATCCGAGAAGTCCAACGGCTGAATGGACGCCTGGCCGCGCTGAATCGCTTCCTGTCCCAATCAGCCGAGAAAGCCCTGCCTTTCTTTAAGGTGCTGAAAAATGCTGACCAGTTCGCCTGGACTGAGGAGTGTCAGGCTGCTTTCGACCAACTGAAGCAGTACTTGCATCACCTACCAACTCTCGCTTCACCTCGGCCCGAGGAGAagctctacctctacctctccGCAGCCGACGAGGCTGTCAGCGCTGTGCTCATCCGAGATGAGGGCACCCAAGTGCCGGTCTACTACGTCAGCCGAGCCCTCCGCGGGCCGGAGACCCGATACACGCAAGTGGAAAAACTTGTGCTGGGGCTCGTCCACGCAGCTCGGCGGTTGAAACCCTACTTCTTAGCCCATCCTATCTCGGTCAGGACCGACCAGCCCATTCGGCAAATATTGGTGCGACCCGAAGCTTCTGGTCGCCTCACCAAGTGGGCTGTCGAATTGGGAGAATATGACTTGTCCTACGAGCCACGCACCGCCATAAAAGCTCAAGCTTTAGCTGACTTCCTTGCTGAGCTCACCTTCACGGAAGGTCCGGAGTCCACTTCAGCCTTACCCGAGGTGTCCACCTCATCCCTGTGGACATTGTATGTCGATGGATCCTCTAATGGAGACGGCTGCGGAGCCGGACTGCTCCTGGAAGGACCTCAGGGGGAGGTTTGCTCTTACGCCCTCCGCTTTGACTTCCCGGCCACCAACAATGAAGCCGAGTACGAGGCTCTAATCGCTGGACTCCAGCTAGCCCGCAAGCTCGGCGCCCAGCAAATCCACGTCCGCAGTGACTCCCAGCTCGTGGTACGCCAAGTTATTGGTGAGTACGAGGCCAAGGATGAGACCATGCAACGGTACCTctccaaagttcaccaactcACCGCGTACTTCAAGTCATTCGAAATCCAAAGGATCCCTCGGTCCCAGAATAAGCGAGCCGACGCCTTATCCCGGCTGGCTTCCACTTCATTCTCTGACCTCAGCAAAACCGTCTTGGTGGAGGTCCTGAGTGAACCAGGGTACGTGGAAGAGGTGGCCTGCCCCGTGCACTCTGAAGAAACTTGGATGACCCCGTTCATCCTTTTCTTGGGTCAAGGAGTCCTTCCCGAAGACCGAGCTGAAGCAAGGAAGATACAACGCAAAGCCGCTCGGTATGCACTCCGCGATGGAGAACTATATAAGCGCTCCTACCTCGGCCCATGGTTGAGGTGTGTCACCCCCGAGGCAGGACGCGAGGTCCCCCACGAGATCCACGAGGGCCTATGTGGGGCTCACATCGGCCACAGGATGCTAGCTAAGAAAGCTATGCTCCTGGGATATTTCTGGCCATCACTTCGGCAAGACTCCCAGGACCTCGTTCTCGGCTGCCCTTCCTGCCAAGTCCACGCACCCGAGCACCACCAGCCTTCAAACTTCATGGTCCCCATCACTTCACCCTGGCCGTTTGAGCAATGGGGGACAGACATCATAGGTCCCTTCCCCAAAGCCGTCGGGGGTTATACATTCTTAGTAACCGCTGTGGAttacttcaccaagtgggtCGAGGCCGAGCCACTTCGGACCATCTCAGGGCTGgccattcaaaaattcttttggaagTGCATTATCTGCCGCTTCGGCATACCTCGGGTCATCATCTCGGACAATGGGAGACAGTTTGCCGAGAACCCGTTCAAGACTTGGTGCGAGAACCTCGGCATCAAACAACACTTCACTTCGGTAGGCCACCCCCAGGCCAATGGTCAAGCAGAAAACTTCAACCGGACTCTTCTACATGGTCTCAGGACCCGACTACACCGAGTTGGGTCATCTTGGGTGGAGGAACTCCCCAGTGTCCTGTGGTCGTATCGGACCACGCCGAGGTCAGCGACGCGAGAGACCCCATTCTCCCTGACCTACGGCGCCGAGGCGGTCATCCCGGCTGAGATCCTTACCCCCAGCCCTCGGCTGGCAGCCTATGCCGCCGAGGTGAACGACGAAGAGAGGCAGCTGGACCTCGACCTCGTCGAAGAACGAAGGAATCTCGCCTCAGCCCGGATAGCTTCTTACAAGAACACACTGGCACACTACTACAATGCCCGCGTGAGACATCGTAGATTCCAACCTGGAGACTTGGTTCTTAGAAAAAACTCAGTCAGCCGAGCTGAACCGCAAGGGAAATTATGCCCGAAATGGGAAGGCCCTTACCGAGTTGTGGAATCTGACGCTAAGGGGTATTGTAAACTGAGTTACCGAGATGGCTCATTAGTGCCGAGGTCTTGGCACGCCGAGAACCTCAGATTGTATTACGCCTGA